A single Thermocrinis jamiesonii DNA region contains:
- a CDS encoding MFS transporter, whose protein sequence is MRFIKTDLTCRLDALPWTGFHTRFVVALGITWVLDAFEVVIVSAVLKPMAKQLELSAQQASLLVSGFLIGAIIGSLLFGYLADKFGRKSLFIITLLLYSGGTFLTGFADSFEFAMLCRILAGAGLGGEFAAIQSAIDEFVPARHRGKVDGTITALWNLGSIIASLSALYLLKTFDESFAWRVAYFLGGILALLIVFIRLYVPESPRWLIAKNRIKEAEEIVRKVEKKAGFSPKVESCDIPVFEGSIFDATKIILTKYRWQFIFSASMSFTILTTYYGIITFLPLVLSKVYNLSSLEISSVLFFGSVGGLIGGLTVAFLNDKLGRKPLGTAISFLSMLAVFLFLLKGVDPRVLYFVYSFIAFSFASVAYVIATEIYPSYIRAYTIGVLSVIGRLSGAFAPAVVVSIASQDYRLGIFTIASFWLVGFISFLIYSIKGKETKGKPIEQIS, encoded by the coding sequence ATGAGGTTTATAAAAACTGATCTAACCTGTAGGTTGGATGCGTTGCCCTGGACGGGTTTTCATACAAGGTTTGTGGTCGCTTTGGGTATTACTTGGGTTTTGGATGCCTTTGAGGTGGTCATAGTGAGCGCAGTTCTCAAACCTATGGCAAAACAGTTAGAACTTTCTGCCCAACAGGCATCCCTTTTAGTGAGTGGCTTTCTCATAGGTGCCATAATAGGTTCTTTGCTGTTTGGATACCTTGCAGACAAGTTCGGCAGAAAGAGCCTTTTTATCATAACTCTTCTTCTATACTCTGGTGGAACTTTTCTGACAGGCTTTGCAGATAGCTTTGAGTTTGCTATGTTATGCAGAATACTCGCTGGTGCTGGCTTAGGTGGAGAGTTTGCAGCTATTCAGTCAGCCATAGATGAGTTTGTGCCTGCACGCCACAGAGGAAAGGTAGATGGAACCATAACTGCTCTCTGGAACTTAGGTAGCATAATAGCTTCCTTGTCTGCCCTCTATCTTCTTAAAACTTTTGACGAATCCTTTGCCTGGAGGGTGGCATACTTTTTAGGGGGAATTCTTGCCTTGCTGATAGTCTTCATAAGGCTCTACGTTCCAGAATCTCCAAGGTGGCTAATAGCTAAAAACAGAATAAAAGAAGCGGAAGAAATAGTCAGAAAGGTGGAAAAGAAAGCTGGCTTTTCTCCAAAGGTAGAAAGCTGTGATATACCGGTATTTGAAGGTAGCATTTTTGACGCCACAAAGATAATCCTTACAAAGTATAGATGGCAGTTTATATTTAGCGCATCTATGAGCTTTACTATTTTGACTACTTACTACGGTATTATAACCTTCTTGCCGCTGGTTCTTTCAAAGGTTTATAATCTTTCCTCTCTGGAAATTTCCAGCGTGCTGTTTTTTGGAAGTGTAGGTGGTTTAATAGGTGGTTTAACGGTAGCCTTTTTAAACGATAAGCTGGGAAGGAAGCCCTTAGGAACAGCCATAAGCTTTTTGTCCATGCTTGCTGTTTTTCTTTTTCTGTTAAAAGGCGTAGATCCAAGAGTGTTATACTTTGTGTATTCCTTTATTGCATTTTCCTTTGCGTCCGTGGCTTACGTGATAGCCACCGAGATATATCCTTCCTACATAAGAGCATACACCATAGGTGTGCTTTCTGTAATTGGCCGGTTGTCCGGTGCCTTTGCTCCAGCGGTAGTGGTCTCCATAGCAAGCCAAGACTACAGATTAGGTATTTTTACTATTGCCAGCTTTTGGCTAGTTGGTTTTATAAGCTTTTTAATCTACTCAATAAAAGGCAAAGAGACAAAAGGAAAACCTATAGAGCAGATAAGTTAA
- a CDS encoding curli assembly protein CsgG, translating into MERLNLCEFRTNYLKYKSMVFMIVLLAINLSFASLELCNPKLSVEDASRQASQLVGKVYSVNLSRNKKGECYYRVRGSEGTALIDANSGKLIRFYRKVE; encoded by the coding sequence ATGGAAAGGTTAAATTTGTGTGAATTTAGGACAAACTATTTAAAATACAAATCTATGGTGTTTATGATTGTTCTGTTGGCAATAAACTTAAGCTTTGCATCTTTAGAGCTATGCAATCCAAAGCTTAGCGTAGAAGATGCAAGCAGGCAAGCATCCCAACTCGTTGGAAAGGTCTATAGTGTAAATCTTTCAAGAAACAAAAAGGGAGAATGCTACTACAGAGTTAGAGGCTCAGAGGGGACCGCTCTGATAGACGCAAACAGCGGAAAGCTGATTAGGTTCTACAGAAAAGTAGAATAA
- a CDS encoding TonB-dependent receptor yields the protein MKSRKFLKLALLGAIFSQAYAQELLLKEIEVKGKKESFEDSLEVREVRESSAKDVGEALTKISGLSKFRKGGIANDVLIRAFQRDNINVLIDDTEVHGACPNRMDPPAFHVDFSEVEKIEIIKGPFDVRHQGSMGGLVNIITKKPDKGFRLNLNASVGSFNFINLSPVVSYADNRFYGLAGYSYRYSKPYEDGDGKKITEVYPSGSSNRYKPEFINSKAFEINTYWAKFGLKPLENHELELAYTRQSAKHVLYPALMMDADYDDTDRFSFSYKVGKVSELIKSLNFHLYYTKVEHWMDDRLRASSVRGYTKPNPWGMATYAETKTLGGRMEGEVGNFLVGFEAYKRNWDATNYMWPQTPLDSAPNRQFIIPDVDVTNLGVFGEYKTKLSDKLRLSVGLRVDTTKSEANSSKANTDLYFAYKNTRSTSKTDTYPSGNVQVFYSFTPELEFFGGLGYGVRVPDPQERYFALGRNCTSAMPFCAWVGNPELKPSKNTEFDLGLKYSSKKLMAKGTVFYSLVKDYITIHKQRRQNGADLVTGDSAMSYANVDAVFYGFEADIRANLFGNLFLFGGTSYVQGRKDRKPHLNINDKDVAEVPPLKARLGLRYDTGLWFTEGEVVATATQDKVDSDLKEQKTSGYGVLNLKAGVNWKGLSLTAGVDNVLDKKYYEHTSFLRHPFMAGVKVPEPGRTFFLNASYKF from the coding sequence ATGAAGAGTAGGAAATTTCTCAAGTTAGCACTGCTGGGTGCTATCTTTAGTCAAGCTTATGCCCAAGAACTTTTGCTGAAGGAGATTGAAGTAAAGGGTAAGAAAGAAAGCTTTGAGGACAGTTTGGAAGTTAGGGAAGTAAGAGAAAGCTCTGCTAAAGATGTGGGAGAAGCGCTGACCAAAATAAGCGGGCTTTCCAAATTCCGCAAAGGTGGAATAGCAAACGATGTCTTGATAAGAGCCTTTCAGAGAGATAACATCAATGTCTTGATTGACGATACTGAAGTTCATGGAGCTTGTCCCAACAGGATGGACCCTCCAGCCTTTCACGTAGATTTTTCGGAAGTGGAAAAGATAGAAATTATCAAGGGTCCCTTTGATGTAAGACATCAAGGTTCTATGGGCGGTCTTGTGAATATAATCACAAAAAAACCAGATAAGGGCTTTAGGCTAAACCTGAATGCATCCGTAGGTTCTTTTAACTTTATAAACCTCTCTCCCGTAGTTTCTTACGCAGACAACAGATTTTATGGATTAGCTGGATACTCATACAGATACTCAAAACCATACGAAGATGGAGACGGTAAAAAGATAACAGAAGTTTATCCTTCAGGCAGTTCCAACAGATACAAACCAGAGTTTATAAACTCAAAAGCCTTTGAAATCAACACCTATTGGGCAAAGTTTGGCCTTAAGCCTTTGGAAAACCACGAGTTAGAGCTTGCATACACAAGGCAATCTGCAAAGCACGTGCTATATCCTGCTCTTATGATGGATGCGGATTATGATGATACAGATAGGTTTAGCTTTAGCTACAAGGTTGGAAAAGTCTCAGAGCTGATAAAGTCTTTAAACTTTCACCTCTATTACACAAAGGTGGAGCACTGGATGGATGATAGGCTTAGGGCAAGTTCGGTCAGAGGCTATACAAAACCTAACCCTTGGGGTATGGCAACCTACGCAGAAACTAAAACCTTAGGTGGGAGAATGGAAGGAGAGGTCGGGAATTTCTTGGTTGGTTTTGAAGCCTATAAAAGAAACTGGGATGCGACAAACTATATGTGGCCCCAGACGCCACTGGATTCCGCTCCAAATAGGCAATTTATCATTCCAGATGTGGATGTTACCAACCTTGGAGTTTTTGGAGAGTATAAAACAAAGCTATCTGACAAACTAAGGCTTAGTGTGGGCTTGAGAGTAGATACCACAAAGTCAGAAGCTAATTCTTCAAAAGCAAACACCGACCTTTACTTTGCTTATAAAAACACCAGAAGCACTTCAAAAACGGATACGTATCCATCAGGTAATGTGCAGGTCTTCTACTCCTTTACTCCAGAGCTTGAGTTCTTTGGTGGTTTAGGATACGGAGTTAGAGTGCCAGATCCTCAGGAAAGGTATTTTGCTTTAGGAAGGAATTGTACATCTGCAATGCCCTTCTGCGCTTGGGTAGGAAACCCAGAATTAAAGCCTTCCAAAAACACCGAATTTGACTTGGGATTGAAGTATTCCTCTAAAAAGCTAATGGCAAAGGGAACAGTTTTCTATAGCTTAGTAAAGGATTATATAACTATACACAAGCAGAGAAGGCAGAATGGCGCTGATTTAGTGACAGGAGACAGTGCTATGTCTTATGCCAATGTGGATGCGGTCTTTTATGGTTTTGAAGCGGATATAAGGGCTAACTTGTTTGGAAATCTCTTTCTATTTGGTGGGACATCTTACGTTCAAGGAAGAAAGGACAGAAAGCCACACCTTAACATAAACGACAAAGACGTGGCAGAAGTGCCTCCTCTAAAGGCAAGATTGGGACTCAGATACGATACAGGTCTTTGGTTTACGGAAGGGGAAGTGGTGGCAACCGCCACGCAGGACAAAGTAGATTCAGACCTAAAAGAGCAAAAGACCTCCGGTTATGGAGTGCTGAACCTAAAGGCTGGTGTAAATTGGAAGGGTCTTTCTTTAACAGCGGGTGTGGATAACGTCCTTGATAAGAAGTATTACGAGCATACCTCTTTCTTGAGACATCCCTTTATGGCTGGAGTTAAAGTGCCAGAACCTGGAAGGACTTTCTTCTTAAACGCTTCTTATAAATTCTAA
- the holA gene encoding DNA polymerase III subunit delta, with the protein MNLLEYQKNLSLEKMKPINLVQVEEEYIVSAFMDKLSTVAPVKVLWGNEINLQDFINALGESELFEKKRQKEFLFIKKGEQFIKKLKDPKLIKSLANRIKTKAVFILLEGKLDKSSLQKEPFKTLLELGDFLEAKKLDRNKIRDLIRKKVEREGKKIDEQAIDYLLEITSYDLTFLRGEVEKLLLYADKQITLEDVKKVCLAQTYGNVFDFIEAFFTKNLEKTLSLLSALYRMGVPALQIQWLLVSYTLKLFVLKKSNKDPETLLQDLGVKHPFMIHNFKRYAKNFTEKELELLIKRLYWLDFAEKVAFVPPEKALRNMIVDYFKQLTQSA; encoded by the coding sequence ATGAACCTTTTAGAGTACCAAAAAAACCTAAGCTTAGAAAAGATGAAACCCATAAATCTGGTGCAGGTAGAGGAGGAATACATAGTTTCCGCTTTTATGGATAAGCTTTCCACAGTGGCACCCGTTAAAGTTTTGTGGGGAAACGAGATAAACCTTCAGGACTTTATAAACGCCCTTGGAGAGAGTGAATTGTTTGAGAAAAAAAGACAAAAAGAGTTTTTGTTCATCAAAAAAGGAGAACAGTTTATAAAGAAGCTAAAGGACCCAAAGCTTATCAAAAGCCTCGCCAACAGAATAAAGACCAAAGCGGTTTTTATTCTCTTAGAAGGAAAGCTTGACAAAAGTAGCCTTCAGAAGGAACCGTTTAAAACCCTTTTAGAACTGGGCGATTTTTTAGAAGCAAAAAAGCTGGACAGAAATAAGATAAGAGATCTGATAAGAAAGAAAGTAGAAAGAGAAGGGAAAAAGATTGACGAGCAAGCCATTGACTATCTTTTAGAAATAACCTCTTACGACCTTACCTTTTTGAGAGGAGAGGTAGAAAAGCTACTTTTGTATGCAGATAAGCAAATAACATTGGAAGATGTCAAAAAAGTCTGTTTGGCTCAGACCTACGGTAATGTGTTTGACTTTATAGAAGCCTTCTTTACAAAAAACCTTGAAAAGACCCTTTCGCTTCTCTCCGCTTTATACAGAATGGGCGTTCCAGCACTGCAGATCCAATGGCTTTTGGTAAGCTATACTTTAAAGCTATTTGTTTTGAAAAAGAGTAATAAAGATCCAGAAACTTTACTGCAAGATCTGGGCGTAAAACACCCCTTTATGATCCACAACTTTAAAAGGTATGCAAAAAACTTTACGGAAAAAGAATTAGAGCTTCTTATAAAGAGACTTTATTGGCTTGATTTTGCAGAAAAAGTAGCATTCGTGCCTCCCGAAAAAGCATTAAGAAACATGATAGTGGATTACTTTAAACAATTAACTCAATCAGCTTGA
- the mtnA gene encoding S-methyl-5-thioribose-1-phosphate isomerase yields MQVKAFRWDGQKLWLLDQRKLPDLEEWIALEDHLQTAQAIKDMVVRGAPAIGCVSAYGFVLGVKKGEDPKIVYEVLRNTRPTAYNLFYALDRMMDAYKRGEDLEATAKAIEEEDYQANVKMAQIGNELIPKNARILTHCNTGALATAGFGTALGVIRQAHYSGKSIFVWVDETRPYLQGSRLTAWELLKEGIPHKIITDSTAGFLMKKGLVDCVIVGADRITKRGDVANKIGTYALSVLAKTHRIPFYVVAPSSTIDYSIESGEEILIEERSEEEVKRFKNCLFAPEGSPALHLAFDITPAENITAIITEKGIWKPT; encoded by the coding sequence ATGCAAGTAAAAGCTTTTAGGTGGGATGGTCAAAAACTTTGGTTATTGGATCAGAGGAAACTGCCTGATTTGGAGGAGTGGATAGCCTTAGAGGACCATCTCCAAACTGCACAAGCTATAAAGGACATGGTAGTGAGGGGGGCTCCAGCTATAGGTTGTGTTTCTGCTTACGGCTTTGTTCTCGGAGTCAAAAAGGGAGAAGATCCAAAGATTGTTTATGAAGTCCTAAGAAACACAAGACCTACAGCTTACAATCTGTTTTATGCCTTAGATAGGATGATGGATGCTTACAAAAGGGGAGAAGACTTAGAGGCCACTGCAAAGGCTATAGAGGAAGAGGACTATCAGGCTAACGTAAAAATGGCACAAATAGGCAATGAGCTTATACCTAAGAACGCAAGGATCTTGACCCATTGCAATACAGGAGCCTTAGCTACCGCAGGCTTTGGGACTGCCTTAGGAGTAATCCGACAAGCTCATTACTCAGGAAAGTCCATCTTTGTGTGGGTAGATGAAACAAGGCCTTACCTTCAAGGCTCTCGCCTGACCGCTTGGGAACTTCTAAAGGAAGGCATACCTCACAAAATAATCACCGATTCCACAGCTGGCTTTTTGATGAAAAAAGGGTTGGTGGATTGCGTTATAGTGGGTGCAGATAGGATTACGAAAAGGGGTGATGTAGCAAACAAGATAGGGACCTATGCCCTTTCTGTTTTGGCAAAAACCCACCGCATACCGTTTTACGTAGTAGCCCCAAGCTCCACCATAGACTACAGCATAGAAAGCGGAGAAGAGATACTTATAGAAGAACGCTCAGAAGAAGAAGTAAAAAGGTTCAAAAACTGCCTGTTTGCACCAGAAGGTTCTCCTGCCCTCCACTTAGCCTTTGATATCACCCCTGCAGAGAACATAACTGCAATAATTACAGAAAAAGGTATTTGGAAGCCCACATGA
- a CDS encoding succinate dehydrogenase/fumarate reductase iron-sulfur subunit — MQLKLRIRRHKEGKSWYDSFSVPYEEGMTFLSALQKIKETQDETLTFRHFCRAGICGTCAIYINGFPKLACKEQVLPYLLDGEEITIEPLKNLRVIKDLVVDHEVIPKKMKELSLWISENKENINIDPEVSKYIESSADCILCGACHSYCPQILEEDYAGPLFFAKLYRFSVDPREGKKQLRKLQALSGRLYHCLSCNKCNNVCPKEVEPATLIRKLMLMDVDSA; from the coding sequence ATGCAGTTAAAACTTAGAATAAGAAGGCATAAAGAGGGTAAATCGTGGTATGACAGCTTTTCTGTGCCTTACGAAGAAGGTATGACCTTTCTGTCCGCTTTGCAAAAGATAAAGGAAACTCAAGATGAGACGCTTACTTTTAGACATTTTTGTAGGGCTGGTATATGTGGAACCTGCGCCATATACATAAATGGCTTTCCCAAACTTGCGTGCAAAGAGCAGGTTTTACCTTACCTTTTGGACGGAGAGGAAATTACGATTGAGCCTTTAAAGAACCTTAGGGTAATCAAGGACCTGGTGGTGGATCATGAAGTTATCCCAAAGAAGATGAAAGAGCTCTCCCTTTGGATTTCAGAAAACAAGGAGAATATAAACATAGACCCAGAGGTTAGCAAATACATAGAAAGTTCCGCTGATTGCATCCTCTGTGGTGCATGTCACTCTTACTGCCCTCAAATTTTGGAAGAAGATTACGCAGGTCCTTTGTTCTTTGCTAAGCTTTATAGATTTTCTGTGGATCCAAGAGAAGGTAAAAAACAACTTAGGAAGCTTCAAGCACTTTCTGGAAGGCTTTATCACTGCCTTTCCTGTAATAAGTGCAACAACGTTTGTCCAAAGGAAGTGGAACCCGCAACTCTTATAAGAAAGCTAATGCTTATGGATGTGGATAGTGCTTAG
- the flgA gene encoding flagellar basal body P-ring formation chaperone FlgA, with the protein MWIVLSIFLALSLCFSWTEEELKDLVENTVKERFGDSVRVERIKILDWKGSLDGTPKVELDMEYGRARALAYIDFGQKRLSAILEVYWKAKFFVAKQDIPKGTVLSEKLFAEEERWLRSIPNDFRLNEEELERYQASIHIPKGSILRRSIIKPLPAVKRGDVVKLVLRSGNLEITTYCTALDGGEVGKTVRVKTQSGKIVRGKIIDLGVVELLE; encoded by the coding sequence ATGTGGATAGTGCTTAGCATATTCTTGGCGTTATCCCTTTGCTTTTCTTGGACAGAAGAAGAGCTTAAGGATCTTGTGGAGAATACGGTAAAGGAAAGGTTTGGGGATAGCGTAAGGGTTGAAAGAATAAAGATTCTTGATTGGAAAGGTAGTCTGGATGGGACTCCAAAGGTAGAGCTGGATATGGAGTACGGAAGAGCAAGAGCTTTGGCTTACATTGATTTTGGACAGAAAAGGTTGAGTGCCATATTAGAGGTTTATTGGAAGGCAAAGTTTTTTGTAGCAAAGCAAGATATACCAAAAGGAACAGTATTATCTGAAAAGCTTTTTGCGGAAGAGGAAAGATGGCTAAGAAGTATTCCCAACGATTTTAGGTTAAACGAGGAAGAGTTGGAAAGGTATCAGGCAAGCATTCACATACCAAAAGGTTCCATTCTCAGAAGGTCTATAATTAAGCCTTTGCCTGCGGTAAAAAGAGGGGATGTGGTAAAGCTTGTACTTCGCAGTGGGAATTTAGAGATAACAACCTACTGCACCGCATTAGATGGTGGAGAGGTGGGTAAAACGGTGAGGGTTAAAACCCAAAGCGGAAAGATCGTGAGGGGGAAAATAATAGACTTAGGCGTTGTGGAGCTTTTGGAGTAA
- the thpR gene encoding RNA 2',3'-cyclic phosphodiesterase — protein MLRIFIGFFTTKSIQEHVEKIKEQADDFIKGKWVEPQNYHMTFYFIGEVPEEKIMDIAKAVQEVSQRHKAIKVKYRSLGVFPNLDRARVLWIGIEEGGNKLKALAKDIYHTNRKLSIKSDSKPFYPHVTICRIKEYDRKKLKTFLKKYENTNFGEDTVDRISIIRSSLTSVGPIYSVLEEFYLNG, from the coding sequence GTGCTTAGAATTTTTATAGGTTTTTTTACCACTAAGAGTATTCAAGAGCATGTGGAGAAAATAAAGGAGCAAGCGGATGACTTTATAAAGGGCAAATGGGTAGAACCTCAGAATTATCACATGACTTTTTACTTTATAGGGGAAGTGCCAGAGGAAAAGATTATGGATATAGCAAAGGCTGTTCAAGAGGTGTCGCAGAGACACAAGGCAATAAAGGTAAAGTATAGGTCCTTGGGTGTGTTTCCGAATTTAGATAGAGCAAGGGTGCTTTGGATCGGAATTGAAGAAGGCGGGAATAAACTAAAAGCCTTAGCAAAGGATATTTACCATACCAACAGAAAGCTAAGTATAAAAAGCGACAGCAAACCCTTCTATCCTCATGTAACCATCTGCAGAATAAAAGAATACGATAGAAAAAAGCTGAAAACTTTTTTGAAAAAATACGAAAACACAAACTTTGGCGAAGATACTGTGGATAGGATATCCATTATAAGGAGTTCCTTAACTTCCGTAGGACCCATATACTCTGTTTTGGAGGAGTTTTATCTCAATGGATAG
- the purM gene encoding phosphoribosylformylglycinamidine cyclo-ligase, which yields MDRLTYKQAGVDIEKAESFVEFIKDKTKELKTQAILFGSFASGVLLEGYKKPVIMMTADGVGTKLKVAQQMNVHHTVGIDLVAMNVNDLITSGAKPLGFMDYIATGKLNLDVLKKVMEGIIEGCKLSEMPLVGGETAEMPDFYPEGVYDLAGFCVGVCEEDELITGKNIKPGDVLIGLPSSGFHSNGYSLLRKVLELKRIDYETYLEEFNKTVGEILLEPTRIYWKEVKALLEKGIQVKGMAHITGGGIPGNVVRILPEGTKAVVEEKSIPMNPIFHWIQKLGNIEKQEMFRVFNMGVGFVLITDQTNAEKVLSEIPDAFIFGFVKSGERSVEIA from the coding sequence ATGGATAGGCTAACTTACAAACAGGCGGGTGTGGATATAGAAAAAGCGGAGAGTTTTGTAGAATTTATAAAGGATAAAACTAAGGAGCTTAAAACCCAAGCCATTCTGTTTGGCAGTTTTGCCAGCGGAGTTTTGCTGGAAGGATACAAAAAGCCCGTGATTATGATGACTGCTGATGGTGTAGGCACAAAGCTAAAGGTTGCCCAACAGATGAACGTCCATCATACGGTAGGTATAGACCTTGTGGCGATGAATGTAAACGATCTTATAACCTCCGGCGCAAAGCCATTAGGATTTATGGACTACATAGCGACAGGAAAGTTAAATCTGGATGTGCTCAAAAAAGTTATGGAAGGTATAATAGAAGGTTGTAAGCTTTCTGAAATGCCTCTTGTGGGAGGAGAGACCGCAGAGATGCCTGATTTTTATCCAGAGGGGGTTTATGACCTTGCGGGCTTTTGTGTAGGGGTATGCGAAGAGGATGAACTGATAACAGGAAAGAATATAAAACCGGGGGATGTCTTAATTGGACTACCTTCTTCTGGCTTTCACAGTAATGGATATTCCCTTTTGAGAAAGGTTTTGGAGCTAAAAAGGATTGATTATGAGACGTATTTAGAAGAGTTTAACAAAACGGTGGGAGAGATCCTCCTTGAGCCAACGCGTATATACTGGAAGGAAGTTAAAGCTTTGCTTGAGAAAGGCATTCAAGTAAAGGGGATGGCTCACATAACTGGTGGTGGAATACCGGGCAATGTGGTTAGGATCCTTCCGGAGGGAACAAAGGCGGTTGTAGAAGAAAAAAGCATCCCAATGAATCCCATCTTCCATTGGATTCAAAAGCTTGGTAATATAGAAAAACAAGAAATGTTTAGGGTGTTTAACATGGGAGTTGGTTTTGTTCTTATCACTGATCAGACAAATGCTGAAAAGGTTCTATCTGAAATACCCGATGCTTTTATCTTTGGTTTTGTGAAATCCGGAGAAAGGAGTGTAGAAATTGCGTAA